From Caminibacter mediatlanticus TB-2, the proteins below share one genomic window:
- a CDS encoding type II secretion system F family protein, which produces MKYKYIAFNKDGKKVKGIIEANDLKEAKNILRDKTILSIKETKSFEINLSSKISKNELYKLFNTLGIYLKSSIPIITAIKLTKNQATSKKVIKFLDYLEKEIKEGKSFFNALSSQKILKIPNYVISAIKVAENSGKLDIVLIEMAKFLKNEEKLAKKTTQALIYPTFILIVAIVMISFMLTSVVPKIVKVFENLNQKLPNITIFVINTGNFLKNNYIQITIILFIITFVFLFLYKKSKKFKLLVDSLLLKIPVINKIILSSSLGKFSYLTYTLTSSGVTFVNALNLSINTFNNEKLKEIFNKAFEEVVEGKKLSISLKKAGFIYDKSFLQALALAEETSEVDNILKNLSELYFEENKMRINTLLSLLEPALMIIVGGVIGFIVTALLLPIFSINLMK; this is translated from the coding sequence TTGAAATATAAATATATTGCTTTTAATAAAGATGGTAAAAAAGTAAAAGGAATTATAGAAGCTAATGACTTAAAAGAAGCAAAAAATATACTTAGAGATAAGACAATTTTATCAATTAAAGAGACAAAAAGTTTTGAGATTAATTTATCCTCAAAAATATCTAAAAATGAACTTTATAAACTTTTTAATACATTAGGAATTTATCTCAAATCCTCTATTCCAATTATTACAGCTATAAAACTCACTAAAAATCAGGCTACCTCAAAAAAAGTTATTAAATTTTTAGACTATTTAGAAAAAGAGATAAAAGAAGGAAAAAGTTTTTTTAATGCCTTATCTTCTCAAAAAATATTAAAAATACCAAATTATGTAATAAGCGCAATTAAAGTAGCTGAAAATAGCGGCAAGCTTGATATAGTATTAATTGAAATGGCTAAATTTTTAAAAAATGAAGAAAAATTAGCAAAAAAAACAACCCAAGCACTAATTTATCCAACTTTTATTCTAATTGTAGCAATTGTAATGATTTCTTTTATGCTAACAAGCGTAGTTCCAAAAATTGTAAAAGTTTTTGAAAACTTAAATCAAAAACTCCCAAACATTACAATATTTGTAATAAATACAGGAAATTTTTTAAAAAATAACTATATTCAAATTACTATTATTCTCTTTATAATAACTTTTGTTTTTTTATTTCTTTATAAAAAAAGTAAAAAATTTAAATTATTAGTTGATTCTTTATTATTAAAAATACCAGTAATAAATAAAATAATACTCTCATCATCTCTTGGAAAATTTAGTTATTTAACATATACACTTACAAGCTCAGGAGTTACTTTTGTAAATGCATTAAATTTATCAATAAATACATTTAATAATGAAAAATTAAAAGAGATTTTTAATAAAGCCTTTGAAGAAGTTGTTGAAGGTAAAAAATTATCTATCTCTTTAAAAAAAGCAGGTTTTATTTACGATAAATCTTTTTTGCAAGCATTAGCATTAGCAGAAGAAACAAGCGAAGTTGATAATATTTTAAAAAATTTAAGTGAATTGTATTTTGAAGAAAATAAAATGAGAATAAATACTCTTTTAAGTTTGCTTGAACCAGCTTTAATGATTATTGTAGGAGGAGTTATTGGATTTATTGTAACGGCTCTGCTTCTTCCAATTTTTAGCATTAACCTAATGAAATGA
- a CDS encoding undecaprenyl-diphosphate phosphatase, with the protein MTIIDSIILGIVEGITEFLPISSTAHMIIVSTLLGLKQTMQNVAFEVIIQLGATLAIVFIYLDKINFKEIDLWKKVILAFLPLAIVGFLFRHQIKEFFTITTVAWMFIIGGIVFFIVEKFYSEEKAKINEVEKVSLKQAFIIGIFQVFALIPGTSRSGATIVGGMLSGLSRKTAADFSFLLAIPTMFAASGYEMVKNLDTFKDSNLIVLAVGFIVSFISCYIAVKWFLNFVKKYTLIPFGIYRIIFGIILLYLVNQGIINA; encoded by the coding sequence ATGACAATAATAGATAGCATTATTTTAGGAATAGTTGAGGGAATTACTGAGTTTTTACCAATTAGCTCAACTGCTCATATGATAATTGTAAGTACTCTTCTTGGACTAAAACAAACTATGCAAAATGTTGCTTTTGAAGTAATTATTCAACTTGGAGCGACTCTTGCTATTGTATTTATTTATCTTGATAAAATTAATTTTAAAGAAATAGACCTTTGGAAAAAGGTAATTTTAGCGTTTTTACCACTTGCAATTGTTGGATTTTTATTTAGACATCAAATAAAAGAATTTTTTACAATTACAACAGTTGCTTGGATGTTTATAATTGGTGGGATTGTATTTTTTATTGTTGAAAAATTTTATAGTGAAGAAAAAGCCAAAATAAATGAAGTTGAAAAAGTTAGCTTAAAACAAGCATTTATTATAGGTATTTTTCAAGTTTTTGCTTTAATTCCAGGCACAAGCAGAAGTGGGGCTACAATAGTTGGAGGAATGTTAAGTGGACTTAGTAGAAAAACAGCTGCTGATTTTAGCTTTTTACTTGCAATTCCTACTATGTTTGCAGCAAGTGGATATGAGATGGTTAAAAATTTAGATACTTTTAAAGATTCTAATTTAATTGTTTTAGCAGTGGGATTTATTGTAAGTTTTATTAGCTGTTATATTGCAGTTAAATGGTTTTTAAACTTTGTAAAAAAATATACATTAATACCTTTTGGTATTTATAGAATTATTTTTGGAATTATTCTTTTGTATTTAGTAAATCAAGGTATTATAAATGCGTAA
- a CDS encoding glycerophosphodiester phosphodiesterase, whose product MFEVFKKEHVLIAHRGLRSLYPENTLIAFEKAIKHFDMIEFDVQYTKDFEPVIFHDTYINKKTNINKKIKISDLSFEEVKKLDNVSWFIKSNPFNEDLDYRFLNSLKKEAIPSLDEVLSFITDNNIFANLEIKMPYSKNILEDIKKRVVKFKLKDQVIISSFSLEYIKELKGFYKAALFDKKVTLKEILKYNLDAFHINKENFSKNLTLKLLEKDIVTNVYTVNDKKEIENLFKNGVKGIFSDIL is encoded by the coding sequence ATGTTTGAGGTTTTTAAAAAAGAGCATGTTTTAATAGCTCATCGAGGTCTTAGAAGTTTATATCCAGAAAATACTCTAATTGCATTTGAAAAAGCAATAAAACATTTTGATATGATAGAGTTTGATGTTCAATATACAAAAGATTTTGAGCCTGTTATTTTTCATGATACTTACATAAATAAAAAAACAAATATAAACAAAAAAATTAAAATTTCAGATTTAAGTTTTGAAGAAGTTAAAAAATTAGATAATGTTTCTTGGTTTATTAAGTCAAATCCGTTTAATGAAGATTTAGATTATAGATTTTTAAATAGTTTAAAAAAAGAAGCAATTCCAAGTTTAGATGAGGTACTTAGTTTTATAACAGATAATAATATTTTTGCTAATTTAGAAATTAAAATGCCTTATTCAAAAAATATTTTAGAAGATATAAAAAAAAGAGTTGTAAAATTTAAATTAAAAGACCAAGTAATTATCTCTTCATTTAGTTTAGAATATATTAAAGAATTAAAAGGCTTTTATAAAGCAGCCCTTTTTGATAAAAAAGTAACTTTAAAAGAAATCTTAAAATACAATTTAGATGCGTTTCATATAAATAAAGAAAACTTCTCAAAAAATTTAACATTAAAACTCTTAGAAAAAGATATAGTTACAAATGTTTATACTGTAAATGATAAAAAAGAGATTGAAAATTTATTTAAAAATGGTGTTAAAGGAATTTTTAGTGATATATTATAA
- a CDS encoding 3'-5' exonuclease has protein sequence MHLPQKIEALRKATIFNKKTREYALNELKKDKRYLQKCLNEDIHEHIIFRNYQDYLISTVLERDGVMKRLKPIPSQKVFNSKEFLKFYIEDLEKTPNEFKVKKIGVFDTETTDIYGYIISYAFVIQDMYSLETKEIYELLNPKAKISEEAYEVHKIKQEDLEDKPTFEEKKEYILDLFNSVDIIVGHNVFFDFGVLKRELERAKHFPNIIEVPIFDTMFYSWDIVVLDKKKQPRLEEAVAFFLGPQKAQYHNALEDVKMTLKVFNKLLEEGKKL, from the coding sequence TTGCATCTTCCCCAAAAAATAGAAGCCCTAAGAAAAGCTACAATATTTAACAAAAAAACAAGAGAATATGCTCTTAATGAACTAAAAAAAGATAAAAGATATCTTCAAAAATGTTTAAACGAAGATATTCACGAACATATAATTTTTAGAAACTATCAAGACTATTTAATCTCAACAGTGCTTGAAAGAGATGGAGTAATGAAAAGATTAAAACCTATACCATCTCAAAAAGTTTTTAATTCAAAAGAATTTTTAAAGTTTTATATTGAGGATTTAGAAAAAACTCCAAATGAATTTAAAGTAAAAAAAATAGGTGTGTTTGATACAGAAACAACCGACATTTACGGATATATAATCTCTTATGCATTTGTTATTCAAGATATGTATAGTTTAGAAACAAAAGAAATTTATGAGCTTCTAAATCCAAAAGCAAAAATCTCTGAGGAAGCTTATGAAGTGCATAAAATAAAACAAGAAGATTTAGAAGATAAACCTACATTTGAAGAAAAAAAAGAGTACATTTTAGATTTATTTAATAGTGTTGATATAATTGTAGGTCATAATGTATTTTTTGACTTTGGAGTTTTAAAAAGAGAACTTGAAAGAGCAAAACATTTCCCAAATATTATAGAAGTACCAATTTTTGATACTATGTTTTATAGCTGGGATATTGTTGTTTTAGATAAGAAAAAACAACCTCGTCTTGAAGAAGCAGTAGCCTTTTTCTTAGGCCCTCAAAAAGCTCAGTATCACAATGCATTAGAAGATGTTAAAATGACTCTAAAAGTATTTAACAAATTACTTGAAGAAGGTAAAAAATTATAA